The segment ACCGCCTGGGGCTTATTGAACGCTGTAACGGAGTACGTGGACCACCACCGACGCTCGCGCAGCGACGACCATCGGCGCGATGCCGCGTGGTTCGGCTCGGGCGCCACACTCAAAGGCCGGGCGTGGGATGAAGCGCTCAAGCTCGTTGTGTAGTTCCCGCTCCCTTTCGTCCTCGGCCCGGTCAGGTTCGCCTGCCGGGCCGATTTGTTTCTGGAGGCTGTATGAGTGTCATTCCATCCAGTCGCGTCCGCATGCAACGGCCGGCATTGAAGCTCGTCAAGACGCAGGAACTGAGTCGGGACGACTGGCTCGCGGTGCGACGGACCGGCATCGGCGGTTCGGATGCCGCCGCGGCCGTGGGACTGAATCCCTACATGAGTCCGCTGGAGTTGTGGCTCGACAAGACCGGCCGGGCCGACGGCCTGCCCGGCCCCAATCCGGACGATACGACGTCGCCCACGTATTGGGGGACGCTGCTGGAACCGATCGTTGCGGCGTCATACACAAAGCAGACCGGCAACAAGGTCCGGCGCGTCAACGCCGTCCTACGGCACCCGACGATCCCGTTCATGCTCGCGAACCTCGATCGTGAAATCGTCGGGGCGCGGGACGTGCAGATTCTGGAGTGCAAGACGGCGGGCGAATTCGGCGCGCGGCTCTGGCGCAACGGCGTGCCCGAATACGTCGAGTTGCAGGTGCAGCACCAGTTGGCGGTCACGGGCAAGACGGCGGCACACGTCGCCGTGCTGCTCTGCGGACAAGCGCTGGAAGTGTTTCGAATCGAGCGAGACGAGCGATTGATCGCTCGACTAGTCGAACTCGAGGCTCGCTTCTGGCGGTTCGTGGAGGCCGACACGCCACCGCCCGCGGATGGCTCCGGGTCGGCGGATCGCGCGCTGCGCCATCTGTATCCGGGCCATGGTGGCCAGGTCGATTTCACAGGGGACGTGCGACTGTCGTCAACTTTTGCCGATCTGGTCGCCGTGCGGGCCGAGATTGAGGCGCGGCAAACCGTCGAAGCGCAGCTCAAGCAGACGATCCAGCAAGCAATGGGCAACGCCACGCGCGCCGTGTTCGAAACCGGCGAAGTGTCATTCAAGCGCAGCAAGGATTCGTCCACCGTGGATGTGAAGCGACTCATCGCCGACCACCCGGAGTACGAGACCCGGTACACAGTGCCCAAGCCCGGTTCGCGCCGCTTTCTCGTGTCTTTCTGATTCCGTTCCCCGCTCCCTCTTCCTTTTCACCTCCCATTCAGAGGACTACCATGCTCAAGGGACTTTCCGTCACTCCCCCAGTTGTCGGGCGTATCAGTATCGGCCGTGTGGTCGAGAAGAACGGCAAACGCGTGCCTTCTGCCGACGACCAGTTCACCCTCACAACGCAGGTGCAGCAGCGCGGTGAATGGTTGTTGCATCCGCTCGACGGGCAGTTGCGCAAGGCCACGACCGGCAAGCTGCGCGCGATCCCCGTGCGCATGCTCTTCAACGATCCTGACCTGAACCTGCGTGCCGACTATTCGCTGTTCGACCGCGACACGGGACGCCCTGTATGCGTTGGCAACGGCGAAACATGCCGGCGAGTCGGTGTGGACGGCAACGGCATCGAAACCCTGCCGTGTCCATCGCCGGATAGCTGTGCCTTCGGCAAGCAGGGCGGCTGCAAGCCCTACGCGCGGCTGAACGTCATCATCGGCGACGAGGATGAACTGGGCTCGTTCATCTTGCGCACCACCTCGTATAACTCGATCCGCACGCTCGCCGCGCGTCTTCACTACTTCAGTGCGGTATCGGGCAACCTGCTCGCCTGCCTGCCGCTCACCCTCCGGCTCAGGGGCAAGAGCACCACCCAGAGCTACCGGTCGGCGATCTACTATGTGGATCTGTCCATACGCGATGGGAGCACGCTCGAACAGGCGTTGATGGAAGCGAGAGAGCTGGACGCGCGCCGCCGCGCGGCTGGCTTCGATCAGGCCGCGCTCGACGCCGCCGCACGTGCGGGGTTCGCCAATGGCGCGTTCGAGGACAGTCCCGACGAGCGCGCCGCCGTGACGGAGGAATTTTTTCCCGAGCAGACATCGAGCGGATCGGACAGCCGCTATTCGGTCGAAACGGATACACGAGAAACGACGCCTCCGTCGCTGCGCGACAAGCTCGAGCGGAAAGCGGCATTGCTCGGTGGGAAGGCGGCATGAGCGCCGACACCTGCGAGCCATTCGTCTGCCGGGACGGACGGCTGCTCCCTCGCTACCACGACGCCCAGACCGATCTCGCGCCCGGCCTGTACCTGGGTCTGTTTCACGGACGCAATGCCGTCGACGAGATCACAGAAGATTGGGGATTCGACGGGCCGGTCATCGGACCGCTCGAATTCGTCCACACGACGTACGCGGCCGAGATCAAGCTGCGCTTTGTCGAGCGCCACGTCACGCCGCGATATTTCCCCGGAACGGGGCTCGTCGCCGATGTTGCAACCGGCGACCTAGTTCCCTGCGCCGAGGCCGTCCTGAGCGTCGCGGACGATCTGCTCGTCTTCGACGGCCGGTATTTCGGCGACTGGTCGGTGTTCGTGCATGGCGTCCGAACATAGCCAACGCTTCCCTCTCCTTCCGTCCCTCTCGCTTTCCCGACACTCACCGGACGCTCCCCCAACGCGTCCCGGAGACATTTTGCCTATGGAAAACACCATCAACATGGAAACCCGCTTCCGCCTGCTGCGGCCACCCGGCGCCGGCGTCTTCTGGCTCGCGACGGTCGCGACCGCCACCTCGCTCAGCCTGTCCATCCTGGCTGGCTGGCAGCGCGGGGGCACGCTGCCCGAGCGAGTCGTCTGGGTCGCGATCGGCATCGTGCTCGTCGTCAGCGCGCACCTGCTACCGGTGCTGATCCGCGAGTCATCCTTCGTCGTGCGCGGCGTGGGGAGCATGCTGTGGGTCGCATGCATGGTGACCGCGGGCTACGGGCACCTCACGTTCTTCCTCTTCGCCCAGCAGCACGCGGGAGAGCGACGGGCGTCAGTCGTCGCGGTCACGCTTCCCACCCCGGTCCGCAGTCTAACGGTCGTGATGTCCGATCGTGCAACCGTCGTCCGACAACTCGCGTGGCTCGACGCACGGCGTTGTTTCCGTGACTGCGCCGGACGCGATGTGCGCCGCGTGACGCTCGCCGCAAGACTCGATGCGCTGAACGCCGAAGCCGATGATATCCGCCGCCAGCAGGCAACGGACGATCGCGTCACGGTGCAGCGCGGCGTGTTACTCGCCGATCCGGTCACGTCGCGACTCGCGGCGCTACTCGGCATATCGGCGTCGCGTGTCGACCTGCTGTCGGGACTGGTATTCGCAGCTGTACTGGAATGCACCGCCTGCCTGCTTTGGACCATCGTGCTTCGGCCGTCTTCGCTACCGGCAGCCGCCGCGGTCGTGGCTGACACAACGTCGACGGCTGTCGCTCCGCCCCAGGAGCCCCGCGAAGACGCGACTCATGTGACTCTGCCCGCAGTCACGCCGATCGCGAATGTGACTACCGTGACTCGCCCCGCAGTCACGGCGGTCGCCGCGAGTCACGCCGACGGGACCGTTAGTAGCGAAGCGCTGTCGGAGAGTCGCGCCGTCATGGAGAACTGTCGTACGCCCCGTGACGATCCCATTACGTCGTTACCGGACGGTACTCCGCCCGGTGGCGAGGTCGCGGAGCTCGCCAAGGCCATCGCGGCCGGTCAGGTACGCCCGACTGTTGCCGGAATCCGGACGTATCTCGGCTGCTCTCAGGCGCGGGCGGCAGCGCTACGCCGCCAGCTCGTCGAACACACCACAACGGCATAGACGCCGGGCCTCGCGCCCGGCTTTTTCTTTTCTCCACAACCACGGAGCGGTATGGACACGACCACCGATCTCGTCAAGAGTCTCAGCATCGCCAATCTCGCCAACCAGCGCGTCGCCGTCGTCGAACGCGTCCGTCGCGCGCTCGATCTGCTCTATGAAGCCGAACAGCTCGCAAGGGCAGCACATCTCGGCTTTCCGCGGCTCGTGCTCGACGACAGCTACGCCTGTCGCGGCAGGCCGACCGTTACCGGAGAATACGCGAAACGCGACGAAGCTGAAGGCGCCATGGCGCGCGTAATCGATGTGCGCGGCTGGAACTACCTGCTGTCCGAATCGGGCCTGCGCACCTTCATGGACGCGCGCGCCCGTGAACAGTGGGACCGGCAGCTCGCCGATGGCGACGTGCCCGAACTGACCGCCGCCAACATCGAAGCCACGTTCACGCAGCTCTACGGTACGCGCGGCGACATGTTCGAACGCGGGGTGCTGCAGTGCTTCCGGCGGCTATCGTGGGACTACCGGAGCAATCAGCCATTCAAGTTCGGCAAGCGAATCATCGTCACGTATCTGCTCAGTTCCGGCTCCCCGAATCACAGGGTCACCGACGAACTGGACGATCTGATCCGAGTGTTCTGCATACTGGACGGCAAGCCCGAGCCGGACCACCGGCACGGCGCCTATGTCCTTGTCTCGGACGCGCGGCAGGCACGACGGACCGAAGCCGAGCATGTCTACTTCCATCTGCGCTGGTTCAAGAATGGCAACGGCCACTTGACCTTCAAACGGCCCGATCTGGTCGAGAAAATGAATCAGATCCTCGCCAAGCACTACCCGAACGCGCTCGCCTCCAAAGCACGGTAGTCCCCCCTCGTCATCCGACGCGTCCCGCGTCTGGCATTCCCCCCTGTTCTTGCGACCTCGCATCCGGCTCTGCCGGAGGCTCGTGCTCGCCCATTTTCCCGGAGACCTTCATCGTGAACCCGCTTTCGTCTCGTAACGCCGGCCCGCGCTTCAGGCTCGGCCGCATTCTCGCCACGCCTGCCGCAGTAGAAGTTCTCGCCGACGCGAAAACCTCGATCGTCGATTTGTTGAGTCGTCATGTTCGCGGGGACTTCGGCGACTTGGCCGAATCCGATCGCCAACAAAACGAGATCGCGGTTGAGACCGAGCAACGGATTCTGTCCAGCTACGTCCTGCCTGGCGGGCAAACCGTTTGGGTGATTACGGAGTGGGACCGCTCCGCCACGACGTTCCTGCTACCGGACGATTACTGACATGCTGATCCAGAAATTTCATCCCGGCATCGAGCTCGGCCAGCAGTTGGCGATCGCCGGGTGTGGGACACCGCTCTTCAGCCGGCAGGGACATTGGGACGGCGGCAGCACCCTGCATTGCGTCGCGATGGGGCTTGCCCTGCTCGACAAGCTCACCGATCCGGTCGGGCTTCCGTATCACGCGAGCGGTAACGAGCGCACGGTATGGGATCACGCCTGGCCTCACTACCTGCACGGACTGACGCTTTCGGAACTCGCGACCTTCGTCGCCGAGCTGAACCTGGGCGTGCAGCCGGTCATCCGCTCGGGATCGGCGTCCGACGTGCTGCACTTCGTTGCGGGCGAACTCTCGCTCGGGCGACCAGTCATCGTCGGTTGGCGGCAGCGACGGCCGGTCAGGTGGCATGCAGCACTGGCGGTCGGCATCGAAGGGCGACAGGAACGGCGCACTTTCACGCCGCATGCGCTGTTGCTGGCCGATCCGGCCGGCCGCGAACCCGGCATGGCCGGATACAACGCCCGGCTCGACGTTCACGGACCGGGGTCAGTGCGCTACCGCTCCTCCTGTTCCCAACTGGCCGTTACCTTCGGCGGCGCGGTGTCGATGCGGCCTCGGGTTAGCGCAACCGTTGACGCTTGATCTCCGGTGGCGTCGCCGCGTTCGCGCGCCGTTCGCCGGTAGGCTTGAGCGACACGCCTTCCAGCGGCGCGAAGAGCTCCGCGAGCGTCACGTTCAACGCATAGCAGATGTTCGCCAGCGTCTCGACGGACGGATTGGCGATGCCGCGCTCAATCGCCGAAATATAGGTGCGATCGACGTGCGCCTCGAAGGCGAGCGTCTCCTGCGATTTCTCCGCTTCATGCCGGCATTGCTTGATCCGCTTGCCGAGGGCAATCGAGATCGGGGCCGGCGGGGCGGGGGGCGGGGTTGAGCGCTTGGCAGTCATGGCGTGCAGGATGCCCCCACGTAGACTGATTCTCGACGTTGTAAACTCCTCAATTACAGTAGTGTTTACTCTTCATTTTTTTCAATCTGAGCCGATATAGCGGTTCGAGGGCGTGCAGCCTAGGCCGGCTCGCGCTCGACTTTGTCGAGTAAACACAACAATCACCCTTTGAAAGGAACCACGAAGAATGAACAACAAACGTCCTACCCGGGGAATTCGAATCCCGCTCTGCATGTCCCTCGGATCGCTCACCCTACTCGCTGCGT is part of the Burkholderia pyrrocinia genome and harbors:
- a CDS encoding YqaJ viral recombinase family protein; the protein is MSVIPSSRVRMQRPALKLVKTQELSRDDWLAVRRTGIGGSDAAAAVGLNPYMSPLELWLDKTGRADGLPGPNPDDTTSPTYWGTLLEPIVAASYTKQTGNKVRRVNAVLRHPTIPFMLANLDREIVGARDVQILECKTAGEFGARLWRNGVPEYVELQVQHQLAVTGKTAAHVAVLLCGQALEVFRIERDERLIARLVELEARFWRFVEADTPPPADGSGSADRALRHLYPGHGGQVDFTGDVRLSSTFADLVAVRAEIEARQTVEAQLKQTIQQAMGNATRAVFETGEVSFKRSKDSSTVDVKRLIADHPEYETRYTVPKPGSRRFLVSF
- a CDS encoding phage capsid protein, whose translation is MLKGLSVTPPVVGRISIGRVVEKNGKRVPSADDQFTLTTQVQQRGEWLLHPLDGQLRKATTGKLRAIPVRMLFNDPDLNLRADYSLFDRDTGRPVCVGNGETCRRVGVDGNGIETLPCPSPDSCAFGKQGGCKPYARLNVIIGDEDELGSFILRTTSYNSIRTLAARLHYFSAVSGNLLACLPLTLRLRGKSTTQSYRSAIYYVDLSIRDGSTLEQALMEARELDARRRAAGFDQAALDAAARAGFANGAFEDSPDERAAVTEEFFPEQTSSGSDSRYSVETDTRETTPPSLRDKLERKAALLGGKAA
- a CDS encoding DUF4942 domain-containing protein encodes the protein MDTTTDLVKSLSIANLANQRVAVVERVRRALDLLYEAEQLARAAHLGFPRLVLDDSYACRGRPTVTGEYAKRDEAEGAMARVIDVRGWNYLLSESGLRTFMDARAREQWDRQLADGDVPELTAANIEATFTQLYGTRGDMFERGVLQCFRRLSWDYRSNQPFKFGKRIIVTYLLSSGSPNHRVTDELDDLIRVFCILDGKPEPDHRHGAYVLVSDARQARRTEAEHVYFHLRWFKNGNGHLTFKRPDLVEKMNQILAKHYPNALASKAR
- a CDS encoding helix-turn-helix domain-containing protein; protein product: MTAKRSTPPPAPPAPISIALGKRIKQCRHEAEKSQETLAFEAHVDRTYISAIERGIANPSVETLANICYALNVTLAELFAPLEGVSLKPTGERRANAATPPEIKRQRLR